GGGGACATCAAAGTTGATAACCAATCGGATGTCGTCAATATCGATACCACGGGCAACGATATCCGTAGCAACCAGAATATTGATTCTTCCGGCTTTAAATTCGTGCATGACCACTTCACGTTGTGCCTGTTCAAGATCCGAATGCATTTCTCCTACATTCAGTTTCATCATTTTCAGAGCCTTTGTTACTTCTTTAACCTTGATTTTGGAGGAAGCGAAAATAATCACACGTTCGGGTACTTCGTCAGTAAAAAGGCTGCGTATGATACCTAGCTTCTGATTCTCGTAACATACATAAGCTGCCTGGATGATTTTATCTGCCGGTCTTGAAACGGCAAGTTTGATTTCCGCCGGATTATTCAGAATTGTTTTTGCCAGTTGCTGTATTTTGGCAGGCATAGTTGCCGAGAACATGATTGTCTGTCGTTCTTTCGGCAAATATTTCACGATTTGCATGATATCTTCGTAGAATCCCATATCAAGCATACGGTCTGCTTCGTCCAGTATAAAATAAGAAACCTTGGAAAGGTCTACGTATCCAAGGCTTAAATGGGCTATCAGCCGTCCGGGAGTAGCTATTACTACATCTGCACCTAACGTAAGTCCCTTCTTCTGTTGTTCGAAAAGGATTCCGTCATTTCCACCGTATACGGCAACACTCGATGCGGGCATAAAATAGGAGAAGCCTTCCATTTGCTGGTCGATTTGCTGCGCCAATTCCCGGGTAGGGGACATAATGACACAGTTAATGGCATCTTCGGGATGTCCTCCTTCGGATAACTTATTCAGGATAGGCAGCAGGAATGCTGCTGTTTTACCAGTGCCCGTTTGTGCAACTGCTATCAAATCTTTACCTTCTAGTATGATTGGAATTGCTTGTTCCTGTATAGGCGTGCACTCGTCAAATCGCATGGCGTCAAGCGCATCAAGCACATTTGCATTTAGTTTTAGTTCGGAAAACTTCATTACTTCTTTTTATTTGCCGACAAAGATAAAATAATTTTTGGTCTCAATTACATATTCAAATAAGAATCTTTGAATCCCAGGAAATAGAGCACTCCGTCAAGCCCGATGGTATTGATGGATTGTTTGGCATTTGCCACTACTTTGGGCTTTGCGTGGAAGGCGATTCCCAGTCCGGCGATTCCCAGCATAGGAAGGTCGTTGGCACCGTCTCCAACGGCTATCGTCTGAGCAATATCAACCTTCTCTACCTGAGCGATCAGACGGAGGAGTTCGGCTTTTCGTTTGCCGTCTACTACGTCTCCCAGATAGCGTCCGGTTAATTTGCCGTCTACAATTTCCAATTCGTTCGCATATACGTAATCTATGCCGTATTTCTTTTGCAGATACTGACCGAAATAGGTGAATCCTCCGGAAAGAATAGCAATTTTGTATCCATATTTTTTCAGTACATACATCAGGCGGTCTACTCCTTCCGTAATAGGAAGGCTTTCTGCTATTTCCTGCATGACTGATTCATCCAGTCCTTTTAACAAGGCTACACGACGTGTGAAGCTTTCTGTAAAGTCTATTTCTCCACGCATGGCGCTTTCTGTAATGGCCTTTACTTCATCACCTACACCTGCACGGATAGCCAGCTCGTCGATTACCTCAGTTTCGATCAAGGTAGAATCCATATCGAAACAGATCAGACGACGCATACGGCGGTACATATTATCTTGCTGGAAAGAAAAGTCCATCTCCTGTTCGCTAGCCAGCTGCATCAGTCGCTCCTGCATGGCGATACGGTCTTTCGGGGTACCGCGTACGGAGAACTCGATACAGGCACGGGTACGGGTATCCGTTTTGTCCTCATCCAAAGGGATACGCCCCGTCAGACGTTTGATGGCATCAATGTTTAAGTCTTGTTCTGCTAGTACGCGGGTAGCGGCAGAGATCTGGCGAGCGGACAGTTTGCGGCCCAATACCGTCAGTATATAGCGGTTTTTCCCCTGCATACCTACCCAGTTCTCATACTGATCGGTTCCTATCGGTTCGAAACGAATGGTTACTCCCAATGAAGATGCCTTAAACAGCAGCTCCTTCATAATGAATCCGGAATGCCTTTCTTCGCTTCTGAAAAGGATGCCTAACGACAAAGTATTATGGATGTCCGCCTGTCCGATATCAAGGATAGTAGCGTCATACTTGGCAAGTATTTCAGTTACGGAAGCGGTAAGTCCCGGGCGATCTTCGCCGGTAACTCGAATCAGAATCAATTCAGTATTTGATGGTTGCATAAAAAAATAGACTTTAACGCTGCAAAAGTAGGGAAAAAAGTTCGTTTTTATGCTAAATAACATAAAAAGTTATACCCCAAAAGTAAGAAAATGGCTTGTTTTTTTGGAAGTTAATTTAATAATTACTTACCTTTGCACCCGGTTTCAAAATTAAAGGCACTGATAATCAGCGGATTCCTCTTCGCCTGATGCCTGAAAAGACAACGTTTCGGGAAGAAACCACTGTTTAAGGACAGTCCCGGATAGTATTAACTAAAACCGCATTACATGAATTCTTATGTAAAATGGATTTTTGTTGTATTACTGATTTGTTCCTTGACCGCTTTCGTTGAGAAAGACAAACCTACCGGAGGTTTGAGTGAGGGTGACGTAGCCCCTGATTTTAAAATCGAATCTGCGTCGAATGGGCAACCGGCTTTTAAGTTGGGTAATTTGAAAGGTAAATATGTGTTGCTTAGTTTTTGGGCAAGTTATGACGCGCAATCCCGGATGCAAAACGTAAGTTTGAGCAATGTGCTTCGTTCTTCCCGTAATGTGGAAATGGTTTCTGTTTCGTTTGACGAATACCAGTCAATCTTTAAGGAAACCGTTCGTAAGGACCAAATAGTTACGCCCACTTGTTTCGTGGAAACAGAAGGCGAGGACTCCAGATTATTTAAAAAGTACCGTTTGAATCGGGGGTTCACAAACTATTTATTGGATGGAAATGGTGTGATTATAGCCAAAAACATCTCTGCTGCAGATCTTTCTGCTTATGTAAGTGAGATTGGTTGACAATCTCGAAAAGAGTAAGGAGAAAGAGGGATTTTCCGAATCACCCATTTGGTGATTAAAATGGAGAATAGACAAAAGAGGAAATGGATACAACAAAAAAGTTCCGCCTGTACTTGCTTTCGGCAAGAATAGGCGGAACTTCTATTTTAGATCTCCTTGATCTAAGTTTTATGTTTCCTTATTTAGGTGCTTTCTGATACAGATAGAATGCGATGCCTGCATAGAGGATATTGGGAATCCAGACTGCAATCGCAGGAGGCACGTTACCGTTTATGGCAAAGGTAGAAGTGATTGTCTGGAACAGGATATAAGAGAAGCTAAGCCCTAATCCAATACCCAGATGAAGTCCCATACCACCCTTCGTTTTTCGTGATGAAAGAGAAACCCCGATGATTGTCAGAATAAACGAAGCAAATGACATTGCAATTCGTTTGTGGTACTCAATTTCAAACTCTTTGATATTGGCAAATCCCCGTCGTTTCTGCTTTTCTATATATTCGCTCAGTTCCGGACTGGTCAGCATCTCCTGTTGATTCTTCATGATCAGGAAGTCCGATGGGTCCATATTTATAATAGAGTCGATCCGGTCTCCTTTGGTGATCTTTTCTTTTAGTCCGTCCAGTTCACGTACCATATAGTCGTGAATGGTCCATTTATTGACCGTTGTTGTATCGTAAGTGATACGGCGTGCCGTTAAGTGGGAGACAAGTTTCTTGTCGACAAACTTATCCAA
This sequence is a window from Bacteroides thetaiotaomicron VPI-5482. Protein-coding genes within it:
- a CDS encoding DEAD/DEAH box helicase yields the protein MKFSELKLNANVLDALDAMRFDECTPIQEQAIPIILEGKDLIAVAQTGTGKTAAFLLPILNKLSEGGHPEDAINCVIMSPTRELAQQIDQQMEGFSYFMPASSVAVYGGNDGILFEQQKKGLTLGADVVIATPGRLIAHLSLGYVDLSKVSYFILDEADRMLDMGFYEDIMQIVKYLPKERQTIMFSATMPAKIQQLAKTILNNPAEIKLAVSRPADKIIQAAYVCYENQKLGIIRSLFTDEVPERVIIFASSKIKVKEVTKALKMMKLNVGEMHSDLEQAQREVVMHEFKAGRINILVATDIVARGIDIDDIRLVINFDVPHDSEDYVHRIGRTARANNDGVALTFISEKEQSNFKSIENFLEKEIYKIPVPAELGEAPEYKPRSYNNKRGDSSKRRSFGGKRNNNNGKKGNNRPSSPARN
- a CDS encoding LptF/LptG family permease, whose amino-acid sequence is MKSNRLIKRLDWYIIKKFLGTYVFAIALIISIAVVFDFNEKMDKLMEHEAPWDKIIFEYYMNFIPYFSNLFSPLFVFIAVIFFTSKLAENSEIIAMFSTGMSFKRMMRPYMISAAIIAAATFMMSSFIIPKGSVTRLNFEDKYIKPKKVNSVRNVQLEVDSGVIAYIDNYNDGMKTGNRFSLDKFVDKKLVSHLTARRITYDTTTVNKWTIHDYMVRELDGLKEKITKGDRIDSIINMDPSDFLIMKNQQEMLTSPELSEYIEKQKRRGFANIKEFEIEYHKRIAMSFASFILTIIGVSLSSRKTKGGMGLHLGIGLGLSFSYILFQTITSTFAINGNVPPAIAVWIPNILYAGIAFYLYQKAPK
- a CDS encoding thioredoxin family protein — encoded protein: MNSYVKWIFVVLLICSLTAFVEKDKPTGGLSEGDVAPDFKIESASNGQPAFKLGNLKGKYVLLSFWASYDAQSRMQNVSLSNVLRSSRNVEMVSVSFDEYQSIFKETVRKDQIVTPTCFVETEGEDSRLFKKYRLNRGFTNYLLDGNGVIIAKNISAADLSAYVSEIG
- the serB gene encoding phosphoserine phosphatase SerB, coding for MQPSNTELILIRVTGEDRPGLTASVTEILAKYDATILDIGQADIHNTLSLGILFRSEERHSGFIMKELLFKASSLGVTIRFEPIGTDQYENWVGMQGKNRYILTVLGRKLSARQISAATRVLAEQDLNIDAIKRLTGRIPLDEDKTDTRTRACIEFSVRGTPKDRIAMQERLMQLASEQEMDFSFQQDNMYRRMRRLICFDMDSTLIETEVIDELAIRAGVGDEVKAITESAMRGEIDFTESFTRRVALLKGLDESVMQEIAESLPITEGVDRLMYVLKKYGYKIAILSGGFTYFGQYLQKKYGIDYVYANELEIVDGKLTGRYLGDVVDGKRKAELLRLIAQVEKVDIAQTIAVGDGANDLPMLGIAGLGIAFHAKPKVVANAKQSINTIGLDGVLYFLGFKDSYLNM